The following are from one region of the Streptomyces decoyicus genome:
- a CDS encoding amidase, translated as MPDALHQLDATDLAARLRRRDLSAREVVQAHLDRIEQVNVAVNAIVTLDPQGALAAAARADERLVRGAPVPPLHGLPIAFKDTHLTRGMRTTHGSPLFADHIPDEDDLLVERLQRAGAIRLGKTNVPEFAAGSHTFNPVFGTTRNPYDTTRSAGGSSGGAAAALAAGMQPLADGSDMGGSLRNPASFCNVVGLRPTPGRVPRHPGGNLWDTLSVPGPMGRTVADTALLLSAMAGPDPRCPIGLETPGEAFRVPLDRELRGLRIAWTPDFGGRAPADPDVLAVLEPQLRVLEELGCRVDTACPDLTGADETFRTLRAHSFDLALGGLLDSDRQALKPSIVQNIEQGRRLTVADLNTATATRSRLYLGVLDFFSRYDLLLAPVSQVTPFDAELEYPREVAGRPTHSYLDWMRSAYLVSVLGVPALSVPAGFTPGGLPVGMQFIGAPRADLAVLRAGHAYESATRHGRRRPDLPAA; from the coding sequence ATGCCCGACGCGCTCCATCAGCTCGACGCCACCGACCTCGCCGCCCGGTTGCGGCGCCGCGACCTCTCCGCCCGGGAGGTCGTCCAGGCGCATCTGGACCGCATCGAACAGGTCAATGTGGCCGTCAACGCCATCGTCACCCTCGATCCCCAGGGCGCACTCGCCGCCGCCGCGCGCGCCGACGAGCGCCTCGTCCGGGGCGCCCCCGTCCCGCCCTTGCACGGCCTCCCGATCGCGTTCAAGGACACTCACCTCACCCGCGGTATGCGCACCACACACGGCTCACCGCTCTTCGCCGACCACATCCCCGATGAGGACGATCTGCTCGTCGAACGGCTCCAACGGGCCGGCGCCATCCGGCTCGGCAAGACCAACGTCCCCGAATTCGCCGCCGGTTCGCACACCTTCAACCCGGTCTTCGGCACCACGCGCAACCCCTACGACACCACGCGCTCGGCCGGCGGCAGCAGTGGAGGCGCCGCCGCGGCGCTCGCTGCCGGGATGCAACCCCTCGCCGACGGCAGCGACATGGGCGGCTCACTGCGCAACCCGGCGTCCTTCTGCAACGTGGTCGGGCTGCGACCCACGCCCGGACGCGTCCCCCGGCACCCCGGCGGCAATCTGTGGGACACCCTGTCGGTCCCCGGCCCCATGGGGCGGACCGTTGCCGACACCGCGCTGTTGCTGTCGGCGATGGCAGGTCCGGATCCACGCTGCCCCATCGGCCTGGAGACGCCCGGCGAGGCCTTCCGTGTGCCGCTCGACCGCGAGTTGCGCGGGCTTCGTATCGCCTGGACACCCGACTTCGGGGGACGCGCGCCGGCCGACCCGGACGTACTAGCCGTATTGGAGCCCCAGTTGAGGGTGCTGGAGGAGCTCGGCTGCCGTGTCGACACCGCCTGCCCGGACCTCACAGGGGCCGACGAAACCTTCCGTACGCTGCGGGCGCACAGCTTCGACCTCGCGCTCGGCGGTCTGCTCGACTCCGACCGGCAGGCCCTCAAGCCCAGCATCGTCCAGAACATCGAGCAGGGCCGCCGGCTGACCGTGGCCGACCTCAACACCGCCACCGCGACCCGCAGCCGGCTGTACCTCGGCGTGCTGGACTTCTTCTCCCGGTACGACCTGCTCCTCGCCCCCGTCAGCCAAGTCACGCCGTTCGACGCGGAGCTGGAGTATCCGCGGGAGGTCGCGGGCCGGCCCACCCACTCATATCTGGACTGGATGCGGTCCGCCTACCTCGTCTCCGTCCTCGGCGTGCCCGCCCTTTCGGTTCCCGCGGGATTCACGCCGGGCGGCCTGCCCGTGGGGATGCAGTTCATCGGGGCCCCGCGCGCGGATCTCGCCGTCCTCCGGGCCGGCCATGCCTACGAGAGCGCGACACGGCACGGGCGGCGCCGCCCGGACCTGCCCGCAGCGTGA
- a CDS encoding SIS domain-containing protein, with the protein MSEISYMEQELHSQPETWREAARIGAATSLLPKAGQRVAVVGCGTSWFMAQSYAALREAAGQGVTDPFAASEAFLGSARGYDAVVAITRSGTTTEVLRVLDAVKGRIPTVTLIGDPGTPAVAVSDETVALPFADEKSVVQTRFATTALTLLRAHLGEDISRAVTDAEEALAAPVEKEWVDAEQFSFLGTGWTFGLANEAALKMREASQSWTESYPAMEYRHGPIAIAAPGRVTWLFGQAPEGLEADVLRTGARFVRHARDPLADLVLVQRVALERARARGLDPDNPRSLTRSVMLEAPAAS; encoded by the coding sequence ATGAGCGAGATCTCGTACATGGAGCAGGAGCTGCACAGCCAGCCGGAGACCTGGCGGGAAGCGGCGCGGATCGGGGCGGCGACAAGTCTGCTGCCCAAGGCCGGACAGCGCGTCGCCGTCGTCGGCTGCGGCACCTCATGGTTCATGGCGCAGTCGTATGCGGCGCTTCGGGAGGCGGCAGGACAGGGGGTGACGGACCCCTTCGCCGCCTCCGAGGCGTTCCTCGGCAGCGCCCGCGGCTACGACGCGGTGGTGGCGATCACCCGGTCCGGCACCACGACCGAGGTGCTGCGCGTACTCGACGCCGTCAAGGGGCGCATTCCGACGGTGACCCTCATCGGTGACCCAGGGACGCCGGCGGTGGCGGTCTCCGACGAGACGGTCGCGCTTCCGTTCGCCGACGAGAAGTCGGTGGTGCAGACCCGCTTCGCCACCACGGCGCTGACGCTGCTGCGCGCGCATCTGGGCGAGGACATCTCCCGGGCGGTGACCGATGCGGAGGAGGCGCTGGCCGCGCCGGTGGAGAAGGAGTGGGTGGACGCCGAGCAGTTCTCCTTCCTCGGCACGGGCTGGACATTCGGCCTGGCCAATGAGGCGGCGCTCAAGATGCGTGAGGCGTCGCAGAGTTGGACGGAGTCCTACCCCGCTATGGAGTACCGCCACGGCCCGATCGCGATAGCCGCACCCGGCCGGGTGACCTGGCTGTTCGGTCAGGCACCGGAGGGGCTGGAGGCCGATGTACTGCGGACCGGTGCGCGCTTCGTGCGCCATGCGCGCGATCCGCTGGCCGATCTGGTGCTGGTCCAGCGGGTGGCGCTGGAGCGGGCCCGCGCCCGCGGCCTGGACCCTGACAACCCCCGCAGCCTGACCCGTTCGGTGATGCTCGAGGCGCCGGCCGCCTCGTAG
- a CDS encoding saccharopine dehydrogenase family protein translates to MRRQDTSERSYDLVLYGATGFAGALTAAYLAAHVPQGCRWALAGRNIAKLEQLRDRLTKADPACAELPLLRADSGDPDSLRALAADTRVLVTTVGPYLIHGEPLVAACAAAGTDYADLTGESEFIDRMYVRHDATARASGARLVHAAGFDSVPHDLGVLFTVGLLPEGVPVRIDGFVRTNAAFSGGTLASALNVASRPVAMVRAARERQRTEPRPAGRTVRAPFGPPLRSGETRTWGVPLPTLDPQIIARSAAALDRYGPDFRYRHYAGVRRLPIAVGGALGAGALSVLAQVPSARRWLSRRLEPGDGPSPERRARSWFKVRFVASGGGKRVITEVSGGDPGYDETAKMLAESALSLAFDDLPETAGQVTTAVAMGDALTARLQDAGITFRLVQE, encoded by the coding sequence ATGCGACGGCAGGACACCTCCGAACGGTCCTATGACCTCGTCCTCTACGGTGCGACCGGTTTCGCGGGCGCACTCACCGCCGCCTATCTGGCCGCACACGTCCCTCAGGGCTGCCGCTGGGCGCTGGCCGGGCGCAACATCGCCAAACTGGAGCAGCTGCGCGACCGGCTGACGAAGGCCGATCCCGCCTGCGCCGAGCTGCCGCTGCTGCGGGCCGACAGCGGCGACCCCGACTCGCTGCGCGCCCTCGCCGCCGATACCCGGGTGCTGGTGACGACCGTCGGCCCGTACCTGATCCATGGGGAGCCGTTGGTCGCGGCCTGCGCCGCGGCCGGCACCGACTATGCCGACCTGACCGGTGAGTCGGAGTTCATCGACCGGATGTATGTGCGCCACGACGCGACGGCCCGCGCCTCCGGTGCGCGCCTCGTACACGCCGCCGGATTCGACTCCGTCCCGCACGACCTGGGAGTGCTCTTCACGGTGGGGCTCCTCCCCGAAGGCGTCCCCGTACGCATCGACGGTTTCGTACGCACCAATGCGGCGTTCTCCGGCGGCACCCTGGCCTCCGCACTGAACGTCGCCTCGCGCCCGGTCGCCATGGTGCGGGCCGCCCGCGAGCGGCAGCGGACCGAACCGCGACCGGCCGGCCGTACGGTGCGGGCACCGTTCGGCCCGCCACTCCGGAGTGGCGAGACGCGCACCTGGGGTGTGCCGTTGCCGACCCTCGACCCGCAGATCATCGCCCGCTCGGCCGCCGCGCTGGACCGCTACGGGCCCGACTTCCGCTATCGCCACTACGCGGGCGTACGGCGGCTGCCGATCGCGGTCGGCGGGGCGCTGGGAGCCGGGGCCCTGTCCGTACTCGCCCAGGTGCCGTCCGCGCGGCGCTGGTTGTCGCGGCGGCTGGAGCCGGGCGACGGGCCGAGCCCCGAGCGGCGTGCGCGCAGCTGGTTCAAGGTGCGCTTCGTCGCCTCCGGCGGCGGCAAACGCGTGATCACCGAGGTCTCGGGCGGTGACCCCGGCTACGACGAGACGGCGAAGATGCTCGCCGAGTCGGCGCTCAGCCTGGCCTTCGACGACCTGCCGGAGACCGCCGGCCAGGTGACGACCGCGGTCGCCATGGGGGACGCGCTGACGGCGCGCCTCCAGGATGCGGGCATCACGTTCCGCCTCGTCCAGGAGTAG
- a CDS encoding sugar porter family MFS transporter, with the protein MSIATLSATPPPPSSKTAHRTGRLFALTGAVVGVIYGYDTGSISGALVFLSKDFHLTEAEKGLVNSILVGGSILGAMIGGKLADALGRKAAMLIVAGSYAVFVGLSALAPNVVVLDVVRFLLGIAIGISIVAAPLYVAESTPARIRGASVAAYQVATVAGIVITYFVNWGLSGGGHWRWMLGLSAIPAALVLIPLLRLPDTPRWYVLKGQTERAVEVMAMTDPEVDPRTEVAAVGAALAEESGGSARSLLRKPYARAALFVVGLGFFCQITGINAVTYYSPQIFEEMGFTGSGQNFLLPSFVQLASLAATVLAILVIDRLGRRVVLLSGIGTMVVMLAVLTAVFSTGELHGATTWVGFAAILLFTAAFNFGFGSLIWVYASEAFPAQLRSTGASVMLTADLVANLLIAQFFPSLMAWAGAARTFAGLGVLALAALVFAAVTAPETKGRQLEEIQGYWRNGGRWPASPAPVRPGTLSGSAVPPTTTS; encoded by the coding sequence ATGTCCATTGCCACGCTCTCCGCGACGCCCCCGCCGCCGTCATCCAAGACCGCACACCGCACCGGCAGGCTGTTCGCGCTCACCGGCGCCGTCGTCGGCGTCATCTACGGCTATGACACCGGCAGCATTTCCGGTGCCCTGGTGTTCCTGAGCAAGGACTTCCATCTCACCGAGGCCGAAAAAGGCCTGGTCAACAGCATTCTGGTAGGCGGCTCCATCCTCGGCGCGATGATCGGCGGCAAGCTCGCCGACGCCCTGGGCCGCAAGGCCGCGATGCTGATCGTCGCCGGCTCGTACGCCGTCTTCGTCGGACTCTCCGCCCTCGCGCCCAACGTTGTCGTGCTGGACGTCGTGCGCTTCCTGCTCGGCATCGCCATCGGCATCTCGATCGTCGCGGCTCCGCTCTACGTCGCGGAATCGACCCCGGCACGCATCCGCGGAGCCTCCGTCGCCGCCTACCAAGTGGCCACGGTCGCGGGCATCGTCATCACGTACTTCGTCAACTGGGGCCTGTCCGGCGGCGGCCACTGGCGCTGGATGCTCGGCCTCTCCGCGATCCCCGCCGCACTCGTCCTGATCCCGCTGCTCAGGTTGCCGGACACCCCGCGCTGGTACGTCCTCAAGGGGCAGACGGAACGAGCCGTCGAGGTCATGGCCATGACCGACCCGGAGGTCGATCCGCGCACCGAGGTCGCGGCGGTGGGGGCCGCGCTCGCCGAGGAGAGCGGTGGGTCGGCGCGCTCCTTGCTGCGCAAGCCGTACGCCCGGGCCGCCCTCTTCGTCGTCGGCCTCGGATTCTTCTGCCAGATCACCGGCATCAACGCCGTGACGTACTACAGTCCGCAGATCTTCGAGGAGATGGGTTTCACCGGCAGCGGTCAGAACTTCCTGCTGCCGTCCTTCGTCCAGCTCGCCTCGCTGGCCGCGACGGTGCTCGCCATTCTCGTCATCGACCGACTGGGCCGTCGGGTGGTGCTGCTCAGCGGTATCGGCACGATGGTCGTGATGCTCGCCGTCCTGACGGCGGTCTTCAGTACGGGCGAGCTGCACGGCGCTACGACCTGGGTGGGCTTCGCCGCCATCCTGCTGTTCACCGCGGCCTTCAACTTCGGCTTCGGATCGCTGATCTGGGTCTATGCGAGCGAGGCGTTCCCCGCCCAGCTGCGCTCGACCGGGGCTTCGGTGATGCTCACCGCCGACCTGGTCGCCAATCTCCTGATCGCCCAGTTCTTCCCCTCCCTGATGGCCTGGGCGGGTGCGGCCCGGACCTTCGCGGGCCTGGGCGTCCTCGCGCTCGCCGCACTGGTCTTCGCCGCCGTCACCGCGCCCGAGACCAAGGGGCGTCAGTTGGAGGAGATCCAGGGCTACTGGCGCAACGGGGGGCGCTGGCCCGCGTCGCCGGCTCCGGTACGTCCCGGCACGCTCAGTGGTTCAGCGGTGCCGCCGACCACGACTTCGTAG
- a CDS encoding sialate:H+ symport family MFS transporter yields the protein MFAAWIGYLLDGFDFVLITLVLTEIADDFHLSTATAASLISGAFITRWLGGAVLGAMGDRYGRKTAMITSILLYSLGTFACGFAWGYTSLFVARLVIGLGMAGEYSASVTYVLESWPTRWRNRASGFLISGYAGGTVLAAELYKWVVPHWGWRWMFWIGVLPVLVALWVRRSLPEAGDWQKQVGAATREEGERPNPFRPLFTGRIRAWANVLLAAVASTALFCVFTPVGAGSVPWLSVVAALCLIAFAAQLGGRRGWLLYLSLMATVFCAFLYSWPIQALLPTYLKTDLGYTPGQVTDVMFYAGFGTMAGCWLAGFVGDRLGTRRAYAGTLLASLAFVFPVFAVRDSLPALGVLVFGLLALSQGISGILPKYLAGHFPTATRAASLGFVYNVGALGGAVAPVLGAHLAEGMSLGRALAVLTFGLTLVVVILVGGNVPRRLGRLVDRQAPDDHLVPEAGGAGALPGEAARGSAAGKVSPGSA from the coding sequence ATGTTCGCCGCCTGGATCGGCTATCTCCTCGACGGCTTCGACTTTGTCCTGATCACGCTCGTGCTGACCGAAATCGCCGACGACTTCCACCTGAGCACCGCCACCGCCGCTTCGCTGATCTCCGGCGCCTTCATCACCCGCTGGCTGGGCGGTGCCGTCCTGGGCGCGATGGGTGACCGCTACGGCCGCAAGACCGCCATGATCACCAGCATCCTGCTCTACTCGCTCGGTACCTTCGCCTGCGGTTTCGCCTGGGGCTACACCAGCCTGTTCGTCGCCCGGCTGGTGATCGGTCTGGGGATGGCGGGGGAGTACAGCGCCAGTGTGACGTATGTGCTGGAGAGCTGGCCCACCCGATGGCGCAACCGGGCCTCCGGATTCCTGATCTCCGGTTACGCGGGCGGCACCGTCCTCGCGGCCGAGCTCTACAAGTGGGTGGTGCCCCACTGGGGCTGGCGCTGGATGTTCTGGATAGGTGTACTGCCCGTCCTGGTCGCCCTCTGGGTGCGCAGATCGCTGCCCGAGGCCGGCGACTGGCAGAAGCAGGTCGGCGCCGCCACCCGTGAGGAAGGGGAACGGCCCAACCCTTTCCGGCCGTTGTTCACCGGCCGCATACGGGCCTGGGCCAACGTGCTCCTGGCGGCGGTCGCCTCGACCGCGCTGTTCTGCGTCTTCACGCCCGTGGGGGCGGGGTCCGTGCCATGGCTGTCGGTCGTCGCCGCGCTGTGTCTGATCGCGTTCGCCGCGCAGCTCGGCGGCCGGCGCGGATGGCTGCTGTACCTGTCCCTGATGGCGACGGTGTTCTGCGCCTTCCTCTACAGCTGGCCGATCCAGGCCCTGCTGCCCACGTACCTGAAGACCGACCTCGGGTATACCCCGGGGCAGGTCACCGACGTGATGTTCTACGCGGGCTTCGGCACCATGGCGGGCTGTTGGCTGGCGGGCTTCGTCGGCGACCGGCTCGGTACCCGCCGGGCCTATGCGGGCACCCTGCTCGCCTCGCTCGCCTTCGTCTTCCCCGTCTTCGCGGTGCGGGACAGCCTGCCGGCGCTCGGCGTGCTGGTCTTCGGGCTGCTCGCGCTCAGCCAGGGCATCTCCGGCATCCTGCCGAAGTACCTTGCCGGCCACTTCCCGACCGCCACCCGCGCCGCCTCACTGGGCTTCGTCTACAACGTCGGGGCTCTGGGCGGGGCGGTCGCGCCCGTCCTCGGAGCGCATCTGGCCGAGGGCATGTCGCTGGGGCGGGCACTGGCCGTGCTCACCTTCGGGCTGACGCTCGTGGTCGTCATCCTGGTGGGCGGCAATGTCCCCCGGCGGCTCGGCCGGCTTGTGGACCGCCAGGCGCCCGACGACCACCTTGTGCCGGAGGCCGGGGGAGCGGGGGCCCTGCCCGGGGAGGCGGCGCGTGGCTCCGCTGCCGGGAAGGTGTCGCCGGGCTCGGCGTAG
- a CDS encoding YciI family protein, whose translation MFVLELTYTAPLERVDAVLPEHVEWLQKQYAAGHFIAAGRKVPRDGGVILAAGTDRATIERIVAEDPFTVAGVCEYRITEFVATTTAPALEQYREQLPS comes from the coding sequence ATGTTCGTACTGGAACTGACTTATACCGCGCCCCTCGAACGCGTCGACGCCGTCCTTCCGGAGCATGTGGAGTGGCTTCAGAAGCAGTACGCCGCCGGGCACTTCATCGCCGCGGGCCGCAAGGTCCCGCGTGACGGGGGCGTGATCCTCGCTGCCGGGACGGACCGTGCGACGATCGAGCGGATCGTGGCCGAGGACCCGTTCACCGTCGCCGGGGTGTGTGAGTACCGGATCACGGAGTTCGTGGCAACGACGACCGCGCCGGCTCTGGAGCAGTACCGGGAACAGCTGCCCTCCTGA
- a CDS encoding MmcQ/YjbR family DNA-binding protein, with the protein MAKAAEPAAVRERVRAFALGLPGAVEEFPWGESVIKVNKKVFVFLGVGDGSYPPGVTLKLKDPEAHAHALTSPGAGPAGYGLGKSGWVRVPLAEQGAPPAELLCDWAEESYRVIAPKKLIAELDGG; encoded by the coding sequence ATGGCGAAGGCGGCGGAACCGGCGGCGGTGCGGGAGCGGGTGCGCGCGTTCGCGCTGGGGCTTCCCGGGGCCGTGGAGGAGTTCCCCTGGGGTGAGAGCGTCATCAAGGTCAACAAGAAGGTCTTCGTCTTCCTCGGTGTCGGCGACGGCAGCTATCCGCCCGGGGTCACGCTGAAGCTGAAGGACCCAGAGGCGCATGCCCATGCGCTGACCTCGCCCGGCGCCGGGCCCGCGGGTTATGGCCTGGGGAAGTCCGGGTGGGTGCGGGTCCCCCTCGCGGAGCAAGGTGCTCCGCCGGCCGAGCTGCTCTGCGACTGGGCGGAGGAGTCCTATCGCGTCATAGCCCCCAAGAAGCTCATCGCCGAGCTCGACGGGGGATAG
- a CDS encoding endonuclease V, producing the protein MDTPGTISCDDELRHWPADEDQARAVQDRLRPCVRLDESGPEPGFEGTVVGVDVAYDDARDVVAAAAVALDARTRAVVDEATAVGQVSFPYVPGLLAFREIPTVLDALARLTRTPGLVVCDGYGLAHPRRFGLASHLGVLTGLPTIGVAKNPFTFRYEPPGPDRGATSPLLDGAEEVGRALRTQKGVKPVFVSVGHRIDLDRACAHTLHLAAAYRLPETTRAADSLCRRALASA; encoded by the coding sequence ATGGACACTCCCGGAACGATCTCCTGCGACGACGAACTGCGGCACTGGCCGGCCGACGAAGACCAGGCACGCGCGGTCCAGGACCGGTTGCGGCCCTGCGTGCGGCTCGATGAATCCGGGCCGGAACCGGGGTTCGAGGGCACCGTGGTCGGGGTGGATGTCGCCTACGACGACGCACGTGATGTCGTCGCCGCTGCCGCCGTCGCCCTGGACGCCCGTACGCGTGCCGTCGTCGACGAGGCCACCGCCGTCGGGCAGGTCTCCTTCCCGTACGTCCCCGGACTGCTCGCTTTCCGCGAGATTCCCACCGTGCTCGACGCGCTCGCCCGTCTCACCCGCACCCCTGGCCTCGTGGTCTGCGACGGATACGGGCTGGCGCACCCGCGGCGCTTCGGGCTCGCCAGCCATCTGGGGGTGCTGACCGGGCTGCCCACCATCGGCGTCGCCAAGAACCCCTTCACCTTCCGGTACGAACCTCCCGGGCCGGACCGCGGCGCCACCTCGCCTCTTCTGGACGGTGCCGAGGAGGTGGGACGTGCGCTGCGGACCCAAAAGGGCGTCAAGCCGGTCTTCGTTTCCGTCGGGCACCGCATCGACCTCGACCGGGCCTGTGCGCATACGCTCCACCTGGCGGCCGCCTACCGGCTCCCCGAGACGACCCGGGCCGCGGACTCGCTGTGCCGGAGGGCACTCGCGAGCGCCTGA